Proteins encoded in a region of the Pseudomonas viciae genome:
- the nuoG gene encoding NADH-quinone oxidoreductase subunit NuoG produces the protein MATIHVDGKELEVDGADNLLQACLSLGLDIPYFCWHPALGSVGACRQCAVKQYTDENDKRGRIVMSCMTPATDGSWISIDDEEAKVFRASVVEWLMTNHPHDCPVCEEGGHCHLQDMTVMTGHNERRYRFTKRTHQNQQLGPFISHEMNRCIACYRCVRFYKDYAGGTDLGVFGAHDNVYFGRVEDGTLESEFSGNLTEVCPTGVFTDKTHSERYNRKWDMQFSPSICHGCSSGCNISPGERYGELRRIENRFNGSVNQYFLCDRGRFGYGYVNRTDRPRQPQLAGGAKLSLDEALDKAAELLRGRNIVGIGSPRASLESNYALRELVGAEHFYSGIEAGELERIRLVLQVLKDSPLPVPTMRDIEDHDAVFVLGEDLTQTAARMALALRQSVKGKAEDMADAMRVQPWLDAAVKNIGQHALNPLFIASLAETKLDDVAEECVHAAPDDLARIGFAVAHALDASAPAVEGLDSEATALAQRIADALLAAKRPLIIAGTSLGSKALIEAAANIAKALKLREKNGSISLIVPEANSLGLAMLGGESLDAALQAVIDGSADAIVVLENDLYTRTDKARVDAALNAAKVLIVADHQKTATTDRAHLVLPAASFAEGDGTLVSQEGRAQRFFQVFDPQYLDAGILVHEGWRWLHALRATLLDQPIDWTQLDHVTAAVASSSQQLAAIVDAAPSAAFRIKGLKLAREPLRYSGRTAMRANISVHEPRTPQDKDTAFAFSMEGYSGSAEPRSQVPFAWSPGWNSPQAWNKFQDEVGGHLRAGDPGTRLIESQGDGLSWFASVPRAFNPAPGTWQVVPFHHLFGSEENSSKAAPVQERIPAAYVSLAKSEADRLGVNDGALLSLNVAGQTLRLPLRINEELGAGLVALPAGLAGIPPAIFGKTVDGLQEAAQ, from the coding sequence ATGGCCACTATCCACGTAGACGGCAAAGAGCTCGAAGTCGATGGCGCAGACAACCTGTTACAGGCATGTCTGTCGCTGGGCCTCGACATTCCTTATTTCTGCTGGCACCCCGCCCTTGGCAGCGTTGGCGCCTGTCGCCAGTGCGCGGTCAAGCAGTACACCGACGAAAACGACAAGCGTGGTCGGATCGTCATGTCCTGCATGACCCCCGCCACCGACGGCAGCTGGATCTCCATCGACGACGAAGAAGCGAAAGTGTTTCGCGCCAGCGTCGTCGAATGGCTGATGACCAACCACCCTCACGACTGCCCGGTCTGTGAGGAAGGCGGTCACTGCCACCTGCAAGACATGACGGTGATGACCGGCCACAACGAGCGCCGTTATCGCTTCACCAAGCGCACCCACCAGAACCAGCAACTGGGCCCGTTCATCTCCCACGAGATGAACCGCTGCATCGCCTGCTACCGCTGCGTGCGTTTCTACAAGGACTACGCCGGCGGCACCGACCTGGGCGTATTCGGTGCCCACGACAACGTGTACTTCGGTCGCGTTGAAGACGGCACCCTGGAAAGCGAGTTCTCCGGCAACCTCACCGAGGTCTGCCCGACCGGTGTGTTCACCGACAAGACTCACTCCGAGCGCTACAACCGCAAGTGGGACATGCAGTTCTCGCCGAGCATCTGCCATGGCTGCTCCAGCGGTTGCAACATTTCCCCGGGCGAGCGCTACGGTGAACTGCGTCGCATCGAGAACCGCTTCAACGGATCGGTGAACCAGTACTTCCTGTGTGACCGTGGCCGTTTCGGCTATGGCTACGTCAACCGCACCGATCGTCCGCGCCAGCCACAGCTGGCGGGCGGCGCCAAGCTGAGCCTGGACGAAGCGCTGGACAAGGCCGCCGAACTGCTGCGCGGTCGCAACATCGTCGGCATCGGTTCGCCACGGGCCAGCCTGGAAAGCAACTACGCGCTGCGTGAACTGGTCGGCGCCGAGCACTTCTACAGTGGCATCGAAGCCGGCGAGCTGGAACGCATCCGCCTGGTGCTGCAAGTGCTCAAGGACAGCCCGCTGCCCGTGCCGACGATGCGTGACATCGAAGACCACGACGCGGTGTTCGTGCTTGGCGAAGACCTGACCCAGACCGCCGCGCGCATGGCCCTGGCCCTGCGCCAGTCGGTCAAGGGCAAGGCCGAAGACATGGCCGACGCCATGCGCGTGCAGCCATGGCTCGACGCCGCCGTGAAGAACATCGGCCAGCACGCGCTGAACCCGTTGTTCATCGCCAGCCTCGCTGAAACCAAGCTCGACGACGTGGCCGAAGAATGCGTCCACGCCGCTCCCGACGACCTGGCGCGCATCGGTTTCGCCGTGGCCCACGCCCTGGACGCCAGCGCCCCGGCCGTCGAAGGCCTGGACAGCGAAGCGACCGCATTGGCCCAGCGCATCGCCGACGCCCTGTTGGCAGCCAAGCGCCCATTGATCATCGCCGGCACCTCCCTGGGTTCCAAGGCATTGATCGAAGCCGCCGCCAACATCGCCAAGGCCTTGAAGCTGCGGGAGAAGAACGGTTCCATCAGCCTGATCGTGCCGGAAGCCAACAGCCTCGGCCTGGCCATGCTCGGTGGCGAGTCGCTGGACGCGGCCCTGCAAGCGGTGATCGACGGCAGCGCCGACGCCATCGTGGTGCTGGAAAACGACCTCTACACCCGCACCGACAAAGCCCGGGTGGACGCCGCCCTGAACGCCGCGAAAGTGCTGATCGTTGCCGACCACCAGAAAACCGCCACCACCGACCGCGCCCACCTGGTGCTGCCGGCGGCGAGCTTCGCCGAAGGCGACGGTACGCTGGTCAGCCAGGAAGGCCGCGCCCAGCGCTTCTTCCAGGTGTTCGACCCGCAATACCTGGACGCTGGCATCCTGGTCCATGAAGGCTGGCGCTGGCTGCATGCCCTGCGCGCCACTCTGCTGGACCAACCGATCGACTGGACGCAACTGGACCACGTCACCGCAGCCGTCGCTTCGAGCAGCCAGCAACTGGCCGCCATCGTCGACGCCGCACCGTCCGCCGCGTTCCGCATCAAGGGGCTGAAACTGGCCCGTGAACCGCTGCGTTATTCCGGCCGCACGGCCATGCGCGCCAACATCAGCGTTCACGAACCGCGCACCCCGCAAGACAAGGACACCGCGTTCGCCTTCTCCATGGAAGGTTACTCGGGCTCCGCCGAACCGCGCTCGCAAGTGCCGTTCGCCTGGTCGCCGGGCTGGAACTCGCCGCAGGCCTGGAACAAGTTCCAGGACGAAGTCGGCGGTCACCTGCGTGCCGGTGACCCAGGCACCCGCCTGATCGAAAGCCAGGGCGATGGCCTGAGCTGGTTCGCCAGCGTGCCACGCGCCTTCAACCCGGCACCGGGTACTTGGCAGGTCGTGCCGTTCCATCACCTGTTCGGCAGCGAAGAGAACTCTTCCAAGGCCGCGCCGGTGCAGGAACGCATCCCCGCCGCCTACGTGTCGCTGGCCAAGTCCGAAGCCGATCGCCTGGGCGTCAACGACGGTGCCCTGCTGAGCCTGAACGTGGCCGGCCAGACCCTGCGTCTGCCGCTGCGCATCAATGAAGAACTGGGCGCCGGCCTGGTGGCCCTGCCGGCTGGCCTGGCGGGCATTCCACCGGCGATATTCGGCAAAACCGTCGACGGTCTGCAGGAGGCAGCGCAATGA
- the nuoH gene encoding NADH-quinone oxidoreductase subunit NuoH, giving the protein MSWFTPEVIAVILTVLKAIVILLAVVVCGALLSFVERRLLGWWQDRYGPNRVGPFGMFQIAADMIKMFFKEDWTPPFADKVIFTLAPVVAMSALLIAFAIIPITPTWGVADLNIGLLFFFAMAGLSVYAVLFAGWSSNNKFALLGSLRASAQTVSYEVFMGLALMGIVIQAGSFNMRDIVEYQAQNLWFIIPQFFGFCTFFIAGVAVTHRHPFDQPEAEQELADGYHIEYAGMKWGMFFVGEYIGIILISALLVTLFFGGWHGPFGILPQLSFVWFALKTAFFIMLFVLLRASIPRPRYDQVMDFSWKFCLPLTLINMLVTAAIVLMNAPAAAVQ; this is encoded by the coding sequence ATGAGCTGGTTCACCCCTGAAGTGATCGCTGTGATCCTGACGGTCCTCAAGGCCATCGTGATCCTGCTGGCCGTGGTGGTCTGCGGCGCCTTGCTGAGCTTTGTCGAACGTCGCTTGCTGGGTTGGTGGCAGGACCGCTACGGTCCGAACCGCGTTGGCCCGTTCGGCATGTTCCAGATCGCCGCCGACATGATCAAGATGTTCTTCAAGGAAGACTGGACACCACCGTTTGCCGACAAGGTGATCTTCACCCTGGCACCGGTCGTGGCCATGAGCGCCTTGCTGATCGCCTTCGCGATCATCCCGATCACCCCGACCTGGGGCGTGGCGGACCTGAACATCGGCCTGCTGTTCTTCTTCGCCATGGCCGGCCTGTCGGTGTATGCGGTGCTATTCGCCGGTTGGTCGAGCAACAACAAGTTCGCCCTGCTGGGCAGCCTGCGGGCCTCGGCCCAGACCGTGTCCTACGAAGTGTTCATGGGCCTGGCGCTCATGGGCATCGTGATCCAGGCCGGTTCGTTCAACATGCGCGACATCGTCGAGTACCAGGCCCAGAACCTGTGGTTCATCATTCCGCAGTTCTTCGGTTTCTGTACCTTCTTCATCGCGGGCGTGGCCGTGACTCACCGTCACCCCTTCGACCAGCCGGAAGCGGAACAGGAACTGGCCGACGGTTACCACATTGAATATGCCGGCATGAAATGGGGCATGTTCTTCGTCGGTGAGTACATCGGCATCATCCTGATCTCGGCGCTGCTGGTGACGTTGTTCTTCGGTGGCTGGCACGGTCCGTTCGGCATCCTGCCGCAACTGTCCTTCGTCTGGTTCGCCCTGAAGACCGCGTTCTTCATCATGCTGTTCGTCCTGCTGCGCGCCTCGATCCCGCGCCCACGCTACGACCAGGTGATGGACTTCAGCTGGAAATTCTGCCTGCCGCTGACCCTGATCAACATGCTGGTGACCGCTGCGATCGTTTTGATGAACGCGCCTGCGGCCGCGGTTCAGTGA
- the nuoI gene encoding NADH-quinone oxidoreductase subunit NuoI: protein MFKYIGDIVKGTGTQLRSLVMIFGHGFRKRDTLQYPEEPVYLAPRYRGRIVLTRDPDGEERCVACNLCAVACPVGCISLQKAETEDGRWYPDFFRINFSRCIFCGLCEEACPTTAIQLTPDFEMAEFKRQDLVYEKEDLLISGPGKNPDYNFYRVAGMAIAGKPKGAAQNEAEPINVKSLLP, encoded by the coding sequence ATGTTCAAATATATTGGCGACATCGTTAAGGGTACCGGTACCCAACTGCGAAGCCTGGTCATGATCTTCGGCCATGGCTTTCGCAAGCGCGACACCCTGCAATACCCGGAAGAGCCGGTCTACCTGGCGCCGCGCTACCGCGGTCGCATCGTCCTGACCCGCGACCCCGACGGCGAAGAGCGCTGCGTAGCCTGCAACCTGTGCGCCGTGGCGTGCCCGGTGGGCTGCATCTCGCTGCAGAAAGCTGAAACCGAAGACGGTCGCTGGTACCCGGACTTCTTCCGCATCAACTTCTCGCGCTGCATTTTCTGCGGCCTCTGCGAAGAAGCGTGCCCGACCACCGCGATCCAGCTCACGCCGGATTTCGAAATGGCCGAGTTCAAACGTCAGGACCTGGTGTACGAGAAAGAAGATCTGCTGATTTCCGGTCCCGGTAAAAACCCTGATTACAACTTCTATCGTGTTGCAGGTATGGCCATTGCCGGTAAGCCAAAAGGCGCCGCGCAGAATGAAGCCGAACCGATCAACGTGAAGAGCTTGCTGCCTTAA
- the nuoJ gene encoding NADH-quinone oxidoreductase subunit J, producing the protein MEFAFYFASGIAVVSTLRVVTNTNPVHALLYLIISLIAVAMTFFSLGAPFAGALEVIAYAGAIMVLFVFVVMMLNLGPASVQQERSWLKPGIWAGPVILAALLLGELLYVLFAHQSGQAIGHTTVGAKAVGISLFGPYLLVVELASMLLLAAAITAFHLGRNEAKE; encoded by the coding sequence ATGGAATTCGCTTTCTATTTCGCATCGGGTATCGCGGTGGTGTCCACGCTTCGAGTGGTCACCAACACCAACCCTGTGCACGCCCTGCTCTACCTGATCATTTCGCTGATTGCCGTGGCCATGACCTTCTTCAGCCTCGGCGCACCGTTCGCCGGTGCCTTGGAAGTGATCGCCTACGCCGGCGCCATCATGGTGCTGTTCGTGTTCGTGGTGATGATGCTGAACCTGGGCCCGGCCTCGGTCCAGCAGGAACGCTCCTGGCTCAAGCCCGGCATCTGGGCAGGACCGGTGATTCTCGCCGCCCTGCTGCTGGGTGAACTGCTGTATGTGCTGTTCGCTCACCAGAGCGGCCAGGCCATCGGCCACACCACCGTGGGCGCCAAGGCCGTGGGCATCAGCCTGTTCGGTCCGTACCTGCTGGTGGTCGAACTCGCCTCGATGCTGCTGCTTGCCGCAGCCATCACGGCGTTCCATTTGGGCCGTAACGAGGCGAAGGAGTAA
- the nuoK gene encoding NADH-quinone oxidoreductase subunit NuoK, translating to MPAIPLEHGLAVAGILFCLGLVGLMVRRNILFVLMSLEVMMNASALAFIVAGARWAQPDGQIMFILVISLAAAEASIGLAILLQLYRRFHTLDIDAASEMRG from the coding sequence ATGCCTGCTATCCCTCTCGAGCATGGTCTGGCGGTTGCCGGCATCCTGTTCTGTCTCGGTCTGGTCGGCCTGATGGTCCGCCGTAACATTCTGTTCGTGCTGATGAGCCTGGAGGTCATGATGAATGCCTCCGCCCTGGCCTTCATCGTCGCGGGCGCTCGCTGGGCCCAGCCGGATGGACAGATCATGTTCATCCTGGTGATCAGCCTGGCAGCCGCCGAGGCCAGTATCGGCCTGGCGATTCTGTTGCAGCTGTACCGCCGCTTCCACACTCTCGATATTGACGCTGCCAGCGAGATGCGCGGATGA
- the nuoL gene encoding NADH-quinone oxidoreductase subunit L, which yields MNLIFLTFVFPLIGFLLLSFSRGRWSENLSALVGVGSIGLSAIVAAYVIWQFNVAPPEGGAYVQVLWQWMAVEGFTPNFALYLDGLSITMLGVVVGVGFLIHLFASWYMRGEAGYSRFFAYTNLFIASMLFLVLGDNLLFLYFGWEGVGLCSYLLIGFYYSNRNNGNAALKAFIVTRIGDVFMAIGLFILFQQLGTLNIQELLVKAPEHFKVGDFWIVLATLMLLGGAVGKSAQLPLQTWLADAMAGPTPVSALIHAATMVTAGVYLIARTHGLFALAPDILHLVGIVGGVTLVLAGFAALVQTDIKRILAYSTMSQIGYMFLALGVGAWEGAIFHLMTHAFFKALLFLASGAVIVACHHEQNIFKMGGLWKKLPLAYTSFIVGGAALAALPLVTAGFYSKDEILWEAFASGNQGLLYAGLVGAFMTSLYTFRLIFIAFHGEAKTEAHAGHGIAHWLPLSVLIVLSTFVGAMITPPLADVLPQSVGHAGGEAKHSLEIASGAIALAGILLAALLFLGKRRFVTAIANSGIGRFLSAWWFAAWGFDWIYDKLFVKPYLAISHILRKDPLDQTIGLIPRMAKGGHTALSRTETGQLRWYAASMAAGAVLVIGAIVLVAV from the coding sequence ATGAACCTGATCTTTCTGACTTTCGTATTTCCCCTCATCGGTTTTCTGCTGCTGTCGTTCTCCCGTGGACGCTGGTCGGAAAACCTTTCGGCGCTGGTCGGCGTGGGGTCCATTGGCCTGTCTGCCATCGTCGCGGCCTACGTGATCTGGCAATTCAACGTCGCTCCGCCCGAAGGTGGCGCGTACGTGCAGGTGCTGTGGCAATGGATGGCGGTGGAAGGTTTCACGCCGAACTTCGCCCTGTACCTGGACGGCCTGTCCATCACCATGCTCGGCGTGGTGGTCGGCGTGGGTTTCCTGATCCACCTGTTCGCCTCCTGGTACATGCGCGGCGAAGCCGGTTACTCGCGCTTCTTCGCCTACACCAACCTGTTCATCGCCAGCATGCTGTTCCTGGTGCTCGGCGATAACCTGTTGTTCCTGTACTTCGGCTGGGAAGGCGTGGGCCTGTGCTCGTACCTGTTGATCGGTTTCTACTACAGCAACCGCAACAACGGTAACGCCGCACTCAAGGCGTTCATCGTGACCCGGATCGGCGACGTGTTCATGGCCATCGGCCTGTTCATCCTGTTCCAGCAACTGGGTACGCTGAACATCCAGGAACTGTTGGTCAAGGCACCGGAACACTTCAAGGTCGGTGACTTCTGGATCGTCCTGGCGACCCTGATGCTGCTCGGTGGCGCTGTTGGTAAATCCGCGCAACTGCCGCTGCAAACCTGGCTGGCGGACGCGATGGCCGGTCCTACCCCGGTCTCGGCACTGATCCACGCCGCGACCATGGTGACCGCCGGTGTCTACCTGATCGCCCGTACCCACGGCCTGTTCGCCCTGGCGCCGGACATCCTGCACCTGGTCGGCATCGTCGGCGGCGTGACCCTGGTCCTGGCCGGTTTTGCCGCTCTGGTACAGACCGACATCAAGCGCATCCTCGCCTACTCGACCATGAGCCAGATCGGCTACATGTTCCTGGCCCTGGGCGTCGGTGCCTGGGAAGGCGCGATCTTCCACCTGATGACCCACGCCTTCTTCAAGGCCCTGCTGTTCCTTGCCTCCGGTGCGGTGATCGTTGCCTGCCACCACGAGCAGAACATCTTCAAGATGGGCGGCCTGTGGAAGAAACTGCCGCTGGCCTACACCAGCTTCATCGTCGGCGGCGCGGCCCTGGCGGCCCTGCCACTGGTCACTGCCGGTTTCTACTCCAAGGACGAAATCCTCTGGGAAGCGTTCGCCAGCGGTAACCAAGGCCTGCTGTATGCCGGCCTGGTGGGTGCGTTCATGACCTCGCTGTACACCTTCCGCCTGATCTTCATCGCGTTCCACGGTGAAGCCAAGACCGAAGCCCACGCAGGCCACGGCATTGCCCACTGGCTGCCACTGTCGGTGCTGATCGTGCTGTCGACCTTCGTCGGCGCCATGATCACCCCACCGCTGGCCGATGTGCTGCCGCAAAGCGTCGGCCATGCCGGCGGCGAAGCCAAGCACAGCCTGGAAATCGCCTCGGGCGCCATCGCCCTGGCGGGGATCCTGCTGGCTGCCCTGCTGTTCCTGGGCAAGCGTCGTTTCGTCACGGCGATCGCCAACAGCGGCATCGGGCGTTTCCTTTCGGCCTGGTGGTTCGCCGCCTGGGGCTTCGATTGGATCTACGACAAACTGTTCGTCAAGCCATACCTTGCGATCAGCCACATTCTGCGCAAAGACCCGCTCGACCAGACCATTGGCCTGATCCCGCGCATGGCCAAGGGCGGCCACACGGCCCTGAGCCGTACCGAGACCGGTCAACTGCGTTGGTATGCGGCTTCCATGGCGGCTGGCGCCGTGCTGGTTATCGGCGCCATCGTGCTGGTAGCGGTCTGA
- the nuoM gene encoding NADH-quinone oxidoreductase subunit M, translated as MILPWLILIPFIGGLLCWIAERSSSTLPRWIALLTMSLELALGLWLWATGDYSFAPAPGADPTWALEFKHVWIARFGISVHLALDGLSLLMILLTGLLGILSVLCSWKEIQRHVGFFHLNLMWILGGVIGVFLALDLFMFFFFWEMMLVPMYFLIALWGHSSSDGKKTRIYAATKFFIFTQASGLIMLVAILGLVLVNFNNTGVITFNYADLLKVQMSKTTEYVLMLGFFIAFAVKLPVVPFHSWLPDAHAQAPTAGSVDLAGILLKTAAYGLLRFALPLFPNASAEFAPIAMTLGLIGIFYGAFLAFAQTDIKRLIAFSSVSHMGFVLIGIYSGSQLALQGAVIQMLAHGLSAAALFILSGQLYERLHTRDMREMGGLWSRIAYLPAISLFFAAASLGLPGTGNFVGEFLILIGSFVSAPWITAIATSGLVFGSVYSLIMIHRAYFGPSKSDEALRGMDGRELIMVLGLAVLLVYLGVSPQPFLDTSAATMHGVQQWLGTAFSQLASAR; from the coding sequence ATGATTCTGCCCTGGCTAATCCTGATCCCCTTCATCGGCGGCCTGCTGTGCTGGATCGCGGAGCGCTCCAGCTCCACGCTCCCGCGCTGGATTGCGCTGCTGACCATGTCCCTGGAACTCGCGCTCGGCCTCTGGCTGTGGGCGACCGGCGACTATTCATTCGCTCCGGCCCCTGGCGCCGATCCGACCTGGGCGCTTGAATTCAAGCACGTCTGGATCGCGCGCTTCGGCATCAGCGTGCACCTGGCCCTCGACGGCCTGTCGCTGCTGATGATCCTGCTGACCGGCCTGCTGGGTATCCTCTCGGTCCTGTGCTCCTGGAAAGAGATCCAGCGTCACGTCGGCTTCTTCCACCTGAACCTGATGTGGATCCTGGGCGGTGTCATCGGCGTGTTCCTCGCGCTGGACCTGTTCATGTTCTTCTTCTTCTGGGAAATGATGCTGGTGCCGATGTACTTCCTCATCGCGCTCTGGGGTCACAGTTCTTCGGACGGCAAGAAAACCCGGATCTACGCGGCGACCAAGTTCTTCATCTTCACCCAGGCTTCCGGCCTGATCATGTTGGTGGCGATCCTGGGTCTGGTACTGGTCAACTTCAACAACACCGGCGTGATTACCTTCAACTACGCCGACCTGTTGAAAGTGCAAATGTCCAAGACCACCGAGTACGTGCTGATGCTGGGCTTCTTCATCGCCTTCGCGGTGAAGCTGCCGGTGGTGCCGTTCCACTCCTGGCTGCCAGATGCCCACGCCCAGGCGCCGACCGCAGGTTCCGTGGACCTGGCGGGTATCTTGCTGAAGACGGCGGCCTATGGCCTGCTGCGCTTTGCCCTGCCGCTGTTCCCCAATGCCTCGGCCGAGTTCGCGCCAATCGCCATGACCCTGGGCCTGATCGGGATTTTCTACGGTGCGTTCCTGGCGTTCGCCCAGACCGACATCAAGCGCCTGATTGCCTTCTCCAGCGTTTCGCACATGGGCTTCGTGCTGATCGGGATCTACTCCGGCAGCCAGCTCGCCCTGCAAGGCGCGGTGATCCAGATGCTCGCTCACGGTCTGTCGGCGGCGGCGCTGTTTATTCTCAGCGGCCAGTTGTACGAACGCCTGCACACCCGGGACATGCGTGAGATGGGTGGCCTGTGGTCACGCATCGCTTACCTGCCGGCCATCAGCCTGTTCTTCGCGGCCGCCTCCCTGGGCCTGCCGGGCACCGGCAACTTTGTCGGCGAGTTCCTGATCCTGATCGGCTCGTTCGTCAGCGCACCGTGGATCACCGCCATTGCCACCTCCGGCCTGGTGTTCGGTTCGGTCTACTCGCTGATCATGATCCACCGCGCCTACTTCGGCCCGTCCAAGTCGGACGAAGCGCTGCGCGGCATGGACGGTCGCGAACTGATCATGGTGCTCGGCCTTGCGGTGCTGCTGGTTTACCTCGGCGTTTCCCCGCAACCGTTCCTCGACACCTCTGCCGCCACGATGCATGGCGTGCAGCAGTGGCTCGGCACCGCCTTCTCTCAACTCGCTTCGGCCCGGTAA
- the nuoN gene encoding NADH-quinone oxidoreductase subunit NuoN: MEFTIQHFIALAPLLITSATIIVVMLAIAWRRNHSQTFLLSVAGLNLALLSILPALKVAPLAVTPLLQIDSFACLYMALILVATLACVTLAHAYLGDGGSGYPGNREELYLLILMAAAGGLVLVSAQHLASLFIGLELLSVPVYGLVAYAFFNKRSLEAGIKYMVLSAAGSAFLLFGMALLYAEAGTLSFVGIGQALAATGLPSPIAQLGLGMMLIGLAFKLSLVPFHLWTPDVYEGAPAPVAAFLATASKVAVFAVMVRLFQISPVASSGVLSNVLTIIAIASILFGNLLALTQSNLKRLLGYSSIAHFGYLLIALIASKGLAVEAIGVYLVTYVITSLGAFGVITLMSSPYNGRDADALYEYRGLFWRRPYLTAVLTVMMLSLAGIPLTAGFIGKFYIIATGVEAHQWWLVGSLVLGSAIGVFYYLRVMVTLYLMEPNLRRHDAELHWEQKAGGVMLLAIAVLAFFLGVYPQPLLTLVQQAGLTG; encoded by the coding sequence ATGGAATTCACGATTCAACACTTTATCGCGCTTGCGCCGCTGTTGATCACCAGCGCCACGATCATCGTGGTGATGCTGGCGATCGCCTGGCGGCGCAATCACTCACAGACCTTCCTGCTGTCGGTGGCGGGGCTGAACCTGGCCCTGCTGTCGATCTTGCCGGCCCTGAAAGTCGCGCCACTGGCAGTTACGCCGCTGTTGCAGATCGACAGCTTCGCCTGCCTCTATATGGCGCTGATCCTGGTCGCCACCCTGGCCTGTGTCACCCTCGCCCACGCTTACCTCGGCGATGGTGGTTCGGGTTACCCGGGTAACCGCGAAGAACTGTACCTGCTGATCCTGATGGCCGCCGCCGGTGGCCTGGTCCTGGTCAGCGCGCAGCACCTGGCCAGCTTGTTCATTGGCCTGGAACTGCTGTCGGTACCGGTCTACGGCCTGGTGGCCTACGCCTTCTTCAACAAGCGCTCCCTGGAAGCCGGCATCAAGTACATGGTGCTGTCGGCGGCCGGTTCGGCGTTCCTGTTGTTCGGCATGGCGCTGCTGTACGCCGAAGCCGGCACCCTGAGCTTCGTCGGCATCGGCCAGGCCCTGGCGGCCACCGGCCTGCCTAGCCCGATCGCACAACTGGGCCTGGGCATGATGCTGATCGGCCTGGCGTTCAAGCTGTCGCTGGTGCCCTTCCACCTCTGGACCCCGGACGTCTACGAAGGCGCCCCGGCGCCAGTGGCGGCGTTCCTGGCCACCGCGTCGAAAGTGGCGGTGTTCGCGGTGATGGTGCGTCTGTTCCAGATCTCGCCCGTGGCCAGCAGCGGTGTGCTGAGCAACGTACTGACCATCATCGCCATCGCGTCGATCCTGTTCGGTAACCTGCTGGCGCTGACCCAAAGCAACCTCAAGCGTCTGCTGGGTTACTCGTCCATCGCCCACTTCGGTTACCTGCTGATCGCCCTGATCGCCAGCAAGGGCCTGGCCGTGGAAGCCATCGGCGTGTACCTGGTCACCTACGTGATCACCAGCCTCGGCGCGTTCGGCGTGATCACCCTGATGTCCTCGCCATACAACGGCCGCGACGCCGACGCCCTGTACGAGTACCGCGGCCTGTTCTGGCGCCGTCCGTACCTGACCGCCGTGCTGACCGTGATGATGCTGTCCCTGGCCGGCATCCCGCTGACCGCCGGCTTCATCGGCAAGTTCTACATCATCGCCACCGGCGTCGAGGCCCACCAATGGTGGCTGGTCGGCTCCCTGGTGCTGGGCAGTGCCATCGGCGTGTTCTACTACCTGCGCGTCATGGTCACCCTGTACCTGATGGAACCGAACCTGCGTCGCCACGATGCCGAGTTGCACTGGGAACAAAAGGCAGGCGGCGTGATGCTGCTGGCCATCGCCGTGTTGGCGTTCTTCCTCGGTGTGTACCCACAGCCGTTGCTGACCCTGGTTCAGCAGGCAGGCCTGACAGGCTGA